CGATAATGTTTTCTCGGACCTCGACactttctttcaaaacatTCTTGATTATCATCTTAAGCCTGGAAGAAAAGTAGCAGATAGCTCTGATATAATCGACGTGGTGATCAACATGAtaaagaagcaagagaaagatGGAGACTCTTTCAAGCTCACAACGGATCATCTTAAAGGGATGATCTCGGTAATGTTTTTGGACCTTTATTAGTTGTGTAGACTAATCTtcccttttttaattaaatattcacACAATTTTTGTTCTGTCAGGACATATTTCTAGCTGGAGTTAGCACAAGTGCCTCCACACTGATATGGGCGATAACAGAGTTAGTTAGGAACCGTaaagtgatgaagaaagtgCAAGAAGAGATTAGGACAACACTCGGAGACAAGAAGGAGAGAATCACAGAGCAAGATCTCACCAATCTCCATTACTTCAAGCTTGTGGTCAAAGAGATATTCAGATTACACCCAGCAGTTCCATTTTTGCTACCAAGAGAGACATTATCTCATGTCAAGATTCAAGGCTACGACATTCCCGCCAAAACCCAGATCATGATCAACGTCTATGCGATTGCTCGCGATCCAAAACTTTGGACAAACCCAGATGAGTTTAACCCTGACAGGTTCCTAGACAGTTCCATAGATTACAAAGGACTAAATTTTGAACTGTTACCGTTTGGGTCTGGTAGGAGAATCTGTCCAGGAATGACGATGGGAATCACACTTGTTGAATTTGCTTTATTGAATTTGCTTTACTTCTTTGATTGGGGTTTGCCGGAGAAGGAAGAGGCGGACAAGATCATCACCGGCAATGGAGTTGCTGTTGGCCTAGTTCAAGTTCTTCTCCACTGAAAATCTGAtagatgtttctttttttggtttgcaaCATTTTTTTAGTATTGGTTATATTGAATGCTTGTGTTTTAACcttgcttttttctttagaGACATTCTATTAATTAGTAACCCTAATTGACATGAGTAAAGGACCAAAAATGTTGTCATAGCTTAGAAACTCTATAATCCAAACCAAccgaaaattttgaaatataccCTAATTGACATGAGTAAAGGATAATTtgacaaatttaaaatagtaaactTGCAGTTTGCACTATTGAAATTAAAGATAATGTTGACAAATTCTTTATGAAGCCAAATCACATTATTGTATAACCACAagtataatgtatatatttatatatagttggTAAAAACATTCAAGTTCACAACCACATGGTCATTAATTACACTTGATAGGTAGAGAGTGAAGACTAATTCATTGTGTATGTATCCACTACACCAATTATTCATTGACTTTTGGATTCTTATCAGAAAAGCATCCGTGAGTTTATATGAAAGGTCAATCGATCATTAATGCATAATTCCATAATTGTCGATATAACTCGATTTTGCAAACTATATTCTTCAATCTTGTTGCAAAAAATGTCAATCTTGTTACGTGAATAATGGCATATGCATTATTATCGGGTATCATCATTTACAATCAGagccaaaccaaacaaagagaaCTAAACTGAAAtaatgttctttctttttttgtcgacATCTATAttagattgattcaaataacTTTCGATGATACGTACTTAATAAAGACAAGTCTACGTAAACAGACAAAgaccaaaaattcaaaatatataacgCAACCAAACCGGTCCGCAAAAACGAATACTTAATGCGGTAATATGCCTAGTTAAAATCGACGtaataaaagcaaaaatacAACCATTGACAGCCCTATAGTCAACtatagaaaaagataaaagtcAACTTTAAAAATTGTCAAACGTTTGTGAGAAAACTTGTACGTTTAGCaaaaagagattttgatattaGTTGCGTTGccaaaagaagagagtaaaCTGCCTAATAATGGACGTAAACGAATCAATATATAACTATTGACAACCTAAATTACGTAGTCAACTGTATAAAAAACGATCAACTCTGTCAATTCAAACCTTGACATTATTtgccaaaagaagagaagaaactgcctattaatttcaatataactaaaattattgGACTAGGTCTAAATAGGGTAACCAATAAATTTGAAAGGTACAtcttataaattacaaaattttggaaatttcaTGGAGGCAATTAAGATTTATGGGCCCGTGGCACCCCATGTGTTTGGATACTTTGACGATATTTCAGTTTCAATAATACATCATTACTCatggatgaagatgaaaaataGTTTTGTGCTTTAAAGACAGAGGTTGATGGCTTTTGTGGCATATCTCTCTATAGATCACCAGTGTTGACAATTCTTGTGTTCTGTCATCTACAGAATTATTCATAATTGTTCATGTAGCACAAGTTTTTAAAACGAtgaattctttaaaataattgacAATGACTGaatgaataaatttattaaaaatgattatcttaacaaaaatacaagttGCAACCAAAGAAATATATGATTCATCCAagtagtatataaaaataaaatctcactGTCTATATATGTCTCTCATTAAACACCCAAATCAAATCGAACCAActaacacaaaagaaaagaaaaaaaaaacagagtatcaAACATGTCAATCTTGCTCTGTTTCCTCTGTCTTTTACCtgttttcttagtttcttTATCAATCTTGTCAAAAAGGCTAAAACCCTCAAAATGGAAGCTTCCTCCGGGACCAAAGACGCTCCCGATCATCGGAAACTTACACAACCTCACAGGTTTGCCTCACACATGTTTTCGAAATCTCTCACAAAAGTTCGGACCAGTGATGCTTCTCCACTTCGGATTCGTCCCCGTAGTCGTGATCTCATCGAAAGAAGGAGCAGAAGAAGCTCTCAAGACCCAAGATCTTGAATGTTGCAGCCGACCAGAGACTGTAGCGACAAGAATGATCTCTTACAACTTCAAAGACATTGGATTCGCTCCTTACGGTGAGGAATGGAAAGCGTTGAGGAAGCTCGTGGTTATGGAGCTCTTGAACACGAAAAAGTTTCAGTCTTTCAGGTATataagagaggaagagaatgacTTGTTGATCAAGAAACTAACCGAATCCGCTCTGAAAAAATCACCGGTGAATCTGAAGAAGACCCTTTTCACGCTAGTCGCGAGTATCGTGTGTAGGCTCGCGTTCGGGGTGAATATCCACAAGTGCGAGTTCGTAGACGAGGACAACGTTGCTGATCTAGTTAACAAGTTTGAGATGCTAGTCGCTGGTGTTGCCTTCACTGATTTCTTCCCTGGAGTGGGTTGGCTTGTAGACCGAATCTCAGGTCAGAACAAGACACTAAACAATGTTTTCTCAGAACTTGACACTTTCTTCCAAAACGTGCTCGATGATCATATTAAGCCTGGAAGACAAGTATCTGAGAACCCTGACGTCGTAGATGTGATGCTTGATCTaatgaagaagcaagagaaagatGGAGAATCTTTCAAACTCACAACAGATCATCTCAAAGGAATCATCTCggtaaatcttcttcttagacGAAGCTAAA
This sequence is a window from Arabidopsis thaliana chromosome 1 sequence. Protein-coding genes within it:
- the CYP71B29 gene encoding cytochrome P450, family 71, subfamily B, polypeptide 29 (''cytochrome P450, family 71, subfamily B, polypeptide 29'' (CYP71B29); FUNCTIONS IN: electron carrier activity, monooxygenase activity, iron ion binding, oxygen binding, heme binding; INVOLVED IN: oxidation reduction; EXPRESSED IN: cotyledon, hypocotyl, root; CONTAINS InterPro DOMAIN/s: Cytochrome P450 (InterPro:IPR001128), Cytochrome P450, E-class, group I (InterPro:IPR002401), Cytochrome P450, conserved site (InterPro:IPR017972); BEST Arabidopsis thaliana protein match is: cytochrome P450, family 71, subfamily B, polypeptide 28 (TAIR:AT1G13090.1); Has 32382 Blast hits to 32119 proteins in 1696 species: Archae - 46; Bacteria - 3118; Metazoa - 11830; Fungi - 6731; Plants - 9528; Viruses - 0; Other Eukaryotes - 1129 (source: NCBI BLink).); the protein is MAIILCFLILLPLILIFLKKLKHSKWKLPPGPPKLPFIGNLHQLQELPPRNLNHKYGPVILLRFGFVPLVVISSKEAAEEVLKIHDLECCSRPETAGTRKISYNFKDIGFAPYGEEWKAMRKLSVVELFTAKKHQYFRSIREEENDLLVKKLTELALTRSPVNLKKTLFTLVGSIVCRIGFGFNLHECEFIDENSISDLVDKSEILEMTSMFSDFFPGGIGRFIDWISGQNKRFDNVFSDLDTFFQNILDYHLKPGRKVADSSDIIDVVINMIKKQEKDGDSFKLTTDHLKGMISDIFLAGVSTSASTLIWAITELVRNRKVMKKVQEEIRTTLGDKKERITEQDLTNLHYFKLVVKEIFRLHPAVPFLLPRETLSHVKIQGYDIPAKTQIMINVYAIARDPKLWTNPDEFNPDRFLDSSIDYKGLNFELLPFGSGRRICPGMTMGITLVEFALLNLLYFFDWGLPEKEEADKIITGNGVAVGLVQVLLH
- the CYP71B7 gene encoding cytochrome P450, family 71 subfamily B, polypeptide 7 (''cytochrome P450, family 71 subfamily B, polypeptide 7'' (CYP71B7); FUNCTIONS IN: electron carrier activity, monooxygenase activity, iron ion binding, oxygen binding, heme binding; INVOLVED IN: oxidation reduction; EXPRESSED IN: 22 plant structures; EXPRESSED DURING: 13 growth stages; CONTAINS InterPro DOMAIN/s: Cytochrome P450 (InterPro:IPR001128), Cytochrome P450, E-class, group I (InterPro:IPR002401), Cytochrome P450, conserved site (InterPro:IPR017972); BEST Arabidopsis thaliana protein match is: cytochrome P450, family 71, subfamily B, polypeptide 23 (TAIR:AT3G26210.1); Has 32794 Blast hits to 32517 proteins in 1680 species: Archae - 46; Bacteria - 3235; Metazoa - 12124; Fungi - 6721; Plants - 9540; Viruses - 0; Other Eukaryotes - 1128 (source: NCBI BLink).), whose product is MSILLCFLCLLPVFLVSLSILSKRLKPSKWKLPPGPKTLPIIGNLHNLTGLPHTCFRNLSQKFGPVMLLHFGFVPVVVISSKEGAEEALKTQDLECCSRPETVATRMISYNFKDIGFAPYGEEWKALRKLVVMELLNTKKFQSFRYIREEENDLLIKKLTESALKKSPVNLKKTLFTLVASIVCRLAFGVNIHKCEFVDEDNVADLVNKFEMLVAGVAFTDFFPGVGWLVDRISGQNKTLNNVFSELDTFFQNVLDDHIKPGRQVSENPDVVDVMLDLMKKQEKDGESFKLTTDHLKGIISDIFLAGVNTSAVTLNWAMAELIRNPRVMKKVQDEIRTTLGDKKQRITEQDLSQVHYFKLVVKEIFRLHPAAPLLLPRETMSHVKIQGYDIPVKTQMMINIYSIARDPKLWTNPDEFNPDRFLDSSIDYRGLNFELLPFGSGRRICPGMTLGITTVELGLLNLLYFFDWVVPVGKNVKDINLEETGSIIISKKTTLELVPLVHH